A window of the Phaseolus vulgaris cultivar G19833 chromosome 5, P. vulgaris v2.0, whole genome shotgun sequence genome harbors these coding sequences:
- the LOC137835543 gene encoding homeobox-leucine zipper protein HDG2-like produces MPAGIMIPARNMPSMIGRNGNVVGFGLSSGLSLGQIENHKASESQRSVEMFQPNLMEAGQLLPLDMPQNTSESDVPRIREDDFDSATKSGSENQEGASGEDQDPRPNKKKRYHRHTQHQIQEMEAFFKECPHPDDKQRKELSRELGLEPLQVKFWFQNKRTQIKTQHERHENTQLRTENDKLRADNMRFREALSNASCPNCGGPTAIGEMSFDEHHLRLENARLREEIDRISGIAAKYVGKPVVSYPLLSPSSVPPRPLELGIGGGFGGQSAGIGGDMFGGAAGDLLRSISGPTEADKPIIIELAVAAMEELIGMAQMGDPLWLTTLDGTTTVLNEDEYIRSFPRGIGPKPAGFKCEASRENAVVIMNHVSLVEILMDVNQWSTVFSGIVSRAMTLEVLSTGVAGNYNGALQVMTAEVQVPSPLVPTRESYFVRYCKHHGDGTWAVVDVSLDNLRPSPSARCRRRPSGCLIQEMPNGYSKVIWVEHVEVDDRGVHNLYKQLVSSGHAFGAKRWIATLDRQCERLACAMATNIPTVDVGVITNQDGRKSMLKLAERMVISFCAGVSASTAHTWTTLSGTGADDVRVMTRKSVDDPGRPPGIVLSAATSFWLPVSPKRVFEFLRDENSRSEWDILSNGGVVQEMAHIANGRETGNCVSLLRVNSANSSQSNMLILQESCADSTGSFVIYAPVDIVAMNVVLNGGDPDYVALLPSGFAILPDGTTAHGGSIGDTGNGGSLLTVAFQILVDSVPTAKLSLGSVATVNNLIACTVERIKAALSGEVA; encoded by the exons ATGCCAGCTGGTATTATGATTCCAGCAAGAAACATGCCCTCCATGATTGGAAGAAACGGCAACGTTGTTGGCTTTGGATTATCTTCAGGGCTCTCTCTTGGCCAG ATTGAAAACCATAAGGCCTCGGAATCTCAAAGATCTGTAGAAATGTTCCAGCCAAACCTGATGGAAGCTGGTCAGCTTCTCCCCCTGGACATGCCTCAGAACACTTCAGAGAGCGATGTCCCAAGAATCCGCGAAGATGACTTTGACAGTGCCACCAAGTCAGGAAGTGAAAACCAAGAAGGTGCTTCTGGTGAAGACCAAGACCCTCGTCCCAACAAGAAGAAACGCTACCACCGCCACACTCAGCACCAGATCCAGGAAATGGAAGC aTTCTTTAAGGAGTGTCCGCACCCAGATGACAAGCAAAGGAAAGAGCTGAGTCGAGAGTTAGGGTTAGAGCCATTGCAGGTTAAGTTTTGGTTCCAGAACAAGCGCACTCAGATAAAG ACCCAACATGAGCGCCATGAGAACACACAGCTCCGAACTGAAAACGATAAGCTTCGAGCTGACAACATGAGGTTCAGGGAAGCTCTCAGCAATGCCTCGTGTCCTAATTGTGGAGGACCAACCGCTATAGGGGAAATGTCATTCGACGAACATCACCTGAGGCTCGAAAATGCACGCCTCAGAGAAGAG ATTGATAGGATTTCTGGCATTGCTGCAAAGTACGTGGGGAAGCCTGTGGTGAGCTATCCACTTCTTTCTCCTTCATCTGTTCCTCCGCGTCCACTTGAGCTTGGGATTGGAGGTGGTTTTGGTGGCCAGTCTGCGGGCATTGGTGGAGACATGTTTGGTGGAGCTGCAGGAGATCTTCTTAGGTCAATCAGTGGACCTACTGAGGCTGATAAGCCCATAATAATAGAGCTTGCTGTTGCAGCCATGGAGGAGCTCATTGGAATGGCACAGATGGGTGATCCTCTTTGGTTGACTACCCTGGATGGAACTACCACTGTGCTCAACGAGGATGAATACATCAGGTCTTTTCCTCGGGGAATTGGTCCTAAACCCGCTGGTTTCAAGTGCGAAGCTTCACGGGAGAATGCCGTTGTTATCATGAACCATGTTAGCCTTGTTGAGATTCTCATGGACGTG AACCAATGGTCCACAGTGTTCTCTGGCATAGTCTCAAGAGCAATGACGTTGGAAGTGTTATCAACAGGGGTGGCGGGGAATTACAACGGTGCATTGCAAGTG ATGACAGCAGAAGTACAAGTACCTTCACCTCTAGTGCCAACTAGAGAGAGCTATTTTGTAAGATATTGTAAGCATCATGGTGACGGGACTTGGGCTGTAGTGGACGTGTCCCTGGATAATTTGCGTCCTAGTCCCTCAGCCAGATGTAGAAGAAGGCCTTCAGGTTGCTTAATTCAAGAAATGCCCAATGGCTACTCAAAG GTCATTTGGGTTGAGCATGTTGAAGTGGATGACAGAGGTGTTCACAATCTATACAAGCAGCTTGTTAGTTCTGGGCATGCATTTGGTGCAAAACGTTGGATTGCCACCTTGGATCGACAATGTGAAAGGCTTGCTTGTGCCATGGCAACAAACATTCCTACAGTAGATGTTggag TGATAACTAACCAAGATGGAAGGAAGAGTATGCTGAAACTGGCAGAGAGAATGGTTATAAGCTTTTGCGCTGGAGTGAGTGCATCTACTGCACACACATGGACAACACTCTCTGGAACTGGAGCTGATGATGTAAGGGTCATGACACGTAAGAGTGTAGATGACCCAGGAAGGCCTCCTGGCATTGTTCTCAGTGCTGCAACTTCTTTTTGGCTCCCAGTGTCACCAAAAAGGGTTTTTGAATTCCTCCGTGATGAGAACTCCAGAAGTGAG TGGGATATTCTTTCCAATGGAGGAGTTGTTCAGGAAATGGCACACATTGCCAATGGACGAGAAACTGGAAATTGTGTCTCTCTACTTCGAGTGAAT AGTGCGAATTCAAGCCAGAGTAACATGTTGATATTGCAAGAGAGTTGCGCAGACTCAACAGGGTCATTTGTGATCTATGCTCCTGTAGATATTGTGGCAATGAACGTGGTTCTGAATGGAGGGGACCCTGACTACGTGGCCCTTCTTCCTTCAGGATTTGCTATTCTCCCAGATGGGACCACTGCACATGGAGGAAGCATTGGTGACACTGGAAATGGTGGATCTCTTTTGACTGTGGCCTTCCAAATCTTGGTTGATTCAGTTCCAACGGCAAAGCTCTCTCTTGGATCAGTTGCCACTGTTAACAATCTTATTGCCTGCACTGTTGAGAGAATTAAGGCTGCTTTATCTGGTGAAGTTGCTTGA